A window of the Gordonia humi genome harbors these coding sequences:
- a CDS encoding saccharopine dehydrogenase → MKTLLLGARGAVGAVVRQELIRAGHHVTTAGRTHDSDAVIDVHADLAPLAAQAQNHDVVVNASGVERADLVHATGSTPLVEISATGSYLEELRGVGGDNPVLLGAGLAPGASTVLVASLHSRPGDDIDVLIMLGSGEQHGPAAVEWTADLVGNDVYRPPESERIRNLVTSVRSSGPDGKTRRYLRADFPDHILLGDRDGTKIRSYLTLSSAPMTTALQVLGRVPALRRTLGASPHLGSDAWHIVARNRRTGQQLYARGHAQSVTTGRLTALAATRVVQPGLTGPTTMADIATLDDLESAGATTG, encoded by the coding sequence ATGAAGACTCTGCTACTCGGCGCCCGCGGCGCGGTCGGCGCGGTGGTGCGCCAGGAACTCATCCGAGCCGGACATCATGTGACGACCGCCGGCCGCACCCACGACAGCGATGCGGTCATCGACGTGCACGCCGATCTCGCACCATTGGCTGCGCAGGCGCAGAACCACGATGTGGTCGTCAACGCATCGGGTGTCGAACGAGCGGACCTGGTACACGCGACGGGATCGACCCCACTGGTGGAGATCTCGGCGACCGGCAGCTATCTCGAAGAACTGCGCGGCGTCGGCGGCGACAACCCGGTGCTGCTGGGCGCCGGTCTGGCGCCCGGCGCGAGCACCGTCCTCGTCGCATCTCTGCACAGCCGCCCCGGCGACGACATCGACGTCCTCATCATGCTCGGCTCCGGGGAACAGCACGGCCCGGCCGCGGTGGAGTGGACGGCCGACCTCGTCGGGAATGACGTCTACCGCCCACCCGAGAGCGAGAGGATCAGAAACCTCGTCACAAGCGTCCGATCATCAGGTCCGGACGGGAAGACGCGGCGCTATCTTCGCGCAGACTTCCCCGACCACATCCTGCTCGGCGATCGAGACGGGACGAAGATCCGCTCGTACCTCACCCTGAGCTCTGCTCCTATGACGACAGCGCTGCAGGTCCTCGGGCGAGTGCCCGCACTGCGACGAACCCTGGGCGCCAGTCCGCACCTCGGCTCGGACGCGTGGCACATCGTGGCCAGGAATCGACGCACCGGACAACAGCTGTACGCACGCGGACACGCCCAGTCGGTGACCACCGGGCGTCTGACGGCACTCGCCGCGACCCGTGTAGTCCAGCCCGGATTGACCGGACCGACGACCATGGCGGACATCGCGACGCTCGACGACCTCGAGTCCGCCGGGGCGACGACCGGTTGA
- a CDS encoding DUF3592 domain-containing protein, protein MSTIDPRDRLRRRPWFLPALRGTMWTLSGVVVFVIAFVLAAYPFEDNAWALGLVAIPILLVVAVGITDANTEAPARKARYPWPFLLWMLGLWATSTGVGLLLGRAWSAMPVSDAESEVSGGTLIVLGVVFLLAGIALSAAAIVLRERRGRRARRARSVELTGPRVPAVVTEVGRHRGDDTVRLWNITLRFTDSHGTDRWHRAVHHRALPVGSRRWIRYDPDKPGRRSTLFVEWENRV, encoded by the coding sequence ATGAGCACGATCGACCCGCGGGATCGACTGCGTCGGCGCCCATGGTTCCTGCCCGCCTTGCGTGGCACGATGTGGACGCTGTCGGGAGTGGTCGTCTTCGTCATCGCGTTCGTGCTGGCCGCGTACCCGTTCGAGGACAACGCATGGGCACTGGGACTGGTCGCGATTCCGATACTTCTCGTCGTCGCGGTCGGGATCACGGATGCGAACACCGAGGCACCCGCGCGGAAGGCCCGCTATCCATGGCCGTTCCTATTGTGGATGCTCGGGCTGTGGGCGACCAGCACAGGCGTCGGGCTACTCCTCGGCCGCGCATGGTCGGCCATGCCGGTTTCAGACGCGGAGTCCGAGGTGTCCGGTGGGACGCTCATCGTGCTCGGAGTGGTGTTCCTGCTCGCCGGGATCGCTCTGTCGGCCGCCGCGATCGTGTTGCGCGAGAGGCGAGGCCGACGCGCCCGACGTGCTCGGAGCGTCGAGCTGACCGGTCCCCGCGTGCCGGCGGTCGTGACCGAGGTGGGCCGTCACCGCGGCGACGACACCGTCAGACTCTGGAACATCACCCTGCGATTCACCGACTCTCACGGCACCGACCGCTGGCACCGTGCCGTCCACCACCGGGCGCTCCCCGTCGGGAGCAGACGCTGGATCCGTTACGACCCAGATAAGCCGGGGCGCAGATCGACCCTGTTCGTCGAATGGGAGAATCGGGTATGA
- a CDS encoding L,D-transpeptidase has product MGITLSGRRRGVKASAITLLVGATVLVSACGGTSYGSDVHADGEFSDMIKPAISVTDEGGETLTKNEVGVQPGEPIVVKATEGAITDVKIKKAGGGFISGEVSDGGATWTSTEPFGYGRSYTVDATASGVGGTTTSTTKFRTRSPENQTAAYISPGKNETVGIAQTVGVRFDEAISDRKAAQNAIKITTNPQVDGAFYWISDQEVRWRPKEFWKPGTKVDVKVNIFGIDLGNGMFGQQNESSSFKVGRDLEMFVDDKNKIVVVKRDGKVIRRMPTSMGEPGNATNNGIYIIGDRVEHIIMDSSTYGVPTDSPSGYRTPVDYATQMSYSGIYLHSAPWSVWAQGNTNTSHGCLNLSPDDALWVMQNTLRGDPVTVKNTVGDVLPVNDGLGDWNLSWAEWSKGNA; this is encoded by the coding sequence ATGGGCATCACTCTGAGTGGCCGTCGCCGGGGCGTCAAGGCGTCCGCGATCACGCTGCTCGTCGGGGCGACGGTACTCGTGTCGGCGTGCGGTGGCACCAGCTACGGCAGCGACGTTCACGCGGACGGTGAGTTCTCCGACATGATCAAGCCGGCGATCTCGGTGACGGACGAGGGCGGTGAGACGCTGACGAAGAACGAGGTTGGCGTCCAGCCGGGCGAACCCATCGTCGTCAAGGCCACCGAGGGCGCGATCACCGACGTCAAGATCAAGAAGGCGGGCGGTGGCTTCATCTCGGGCGAGGTCAGCGACGGCGGGGCCACGTGGACGAGCACCGAGCCGTTCGGTTACGGCCGCAGCTACACGGTGGACGCGACGGCGTCCGGCGTCGGCGGCACCACCACGAGCACGACCAAGTTCCGCACCCGTTCCCCGGAGAATCAGACGGCGGCGTACATCAGCCCGGGTAAGAACGAGACCGTGGGCATCGCACAGACCGTCGGCGTCCGCTTCGACGAGGCGATCAGCGACCGCAAGGCCGCGCAGAACGCGATCAAGATCACCACGAACCCTCAGGTCGACGGTGCGTTCTACTGGATCAGCGATCAGGAGGTGCGCTGGCGTCCCAAGGAGTTCTGGAAGCCCGGCACGAAGGTCGATGTGAAGGTGAACATCTTCGGCATCGACCTGGGCAACGGCATGTTCGGTCAGCAGAACGAGTCGTCGTCGTTCAAGGTCGGTCGCGATCTGGAGATGTTCGTCGACGACAAGAACAAGATCGTCGTCGTCAAGCGCGACGGCAAGGTGATCCGCCGGATGCCGACGTCGATGGGCGAGCCGGGCAATGCGACGAACAACGGCATCTACATCATCGGCGACCGCGTGGAGCACATCATCATGGACTCGTCCACGTACGGTGTGCCGACCGACTCGCCGAGCGGCTATCGCACGCCGGTCGACTACGCGACCCAGATGTCGTACAGCGGCATCTACCTGCACTCGGCACCGTGGTCGGTGTGGGCGCAGGGCAACACCAACACGTCGCACGGCTGCCTGAACCTCAGTCCGGACGACGCCCTCTGGGTCATGCAGAACACCCTGCGCGGTGATCCCGTGACCGTCAAGAACACCGTCGGCGACGTCCTTCCGGTCAACGACGGACTCGGCGACTGGAACCTCTCGTGGGCCGAGTGGTCGAAGGGCAACGCCTGA
- a CDS encoding acyl-CoA dehydrogenase family protein, translating to MARPTWETDDLSALREMARGFIEKEVAPNTERYIEQHHVDRDLWNKAGELGLLCMSIPEEYGGGGGTFAHEAVLIEEQARAVDASWGQSLHNGIIAHYIYAYGSEEQKRQWLPKMASGEVVGAIAMTEPGTGSDLQNVKTKAIKDGDDYVIDGNKTFITNGGQADLVIVVAKTDPSAGGKGISLILVETDREGFSRGRILDKVGMKGQDTAELNFSGVRVPQSNLLGDQEGLGFIQLMTQLPQERLIIAVSAVAGMEIALEKTLAYTKDREAFGKPIFNFQNTKFKLAEVATEAHVARVFLDDCIEKHLRGELDIPTVAMAKWWTTDRAQQVADTCLQLFGGYGYMNEYPIARLWADNRVQLIFGGTNEIMKEVISRSL from the coding sequence ATGGCTCGTCCCACCTGGGAAACTGACGATCTGTCCGCGCTGCGGGAGATGGCTCGAGGCTTCATCGAGAAGGAGGTCGCACCGAACACCGAGCGCTACATCGAACAGCACCACGTCGACCGCGACCTCTGGAACAAGGCCGGCGAGCTCGGTCTGCTCTGCATGTCGATTCCGGAGGAGTACGGCGGTGGCGGCGGTACGTTCGCACACGAGGCAGTCCTGATCGAGGAGCAGGCGCGCGCCGTCGACGCCTCGTGGGGACAGAGCCTGCACAACGGCATCATCGCGCACTACATCTACGCGTACGGCTCCGAGGAGCAGAAGCGTCAGTGGCTGCCGAAGATGGCCTCCGGCGAGGTCGTCGGAGCCATCGCGATGACCGAGCCCGGCACGGGCTCGGATCTGCAGAACGTCAAGACCAAGGCCATCAAGGACGGCGACGACTACGTCATCGACGGCAACAAGACCTTCATCACCAACGGCGGCCAGGCCGACCTGGTGATCGTCGTCGCCAAGACCGACCCGTCGGCCGGAGGCAAGGGCATCTCGCTGATCCTCGTCGAGACCGACCGCGAGGGCTTCAGCCGCGGCCGCATCCTCGACAAGGTCGGCATGAAGGGGCAGGACACCGCCGAGCTCAACTTCTCGGGCGTGCGCGTCCCGCAGTCGAATCTGCTGGGCGATCAGGAAGGCCTCGGCTTCATCCAGCTGATGACCCAGCTCCCGCAGGAGCGGCTGATCATCGCGGTGTCGGCCGTCGCGGGCATGGAGATCGCCCTGGAGAAGACGCTGGCCTACACCAAGGATCGCGAGGCCTTCGGCAAGCCGATCTTCAACTTCCAGAACACCAAGTTCAAGCTCGCCGAGGTCGCGACCGAGGCGCACGTGGCCCGCGTCTTCCTCGACGACTGCATCGAGAAGCACCTGCGCGGCGAACTCGACATCCCGACGGTCGCCATGGCCAAGTGGTGGACCACCGATCGCGCCCAGCAGGTCGCCGACACCTGCCTGCAGCTGTTCGGCGGCTACGGCTACATGAACGAGTACCCGATCGCACGCCTGTGGGCGGACAACCGCGTGCAGCTGATCTTCGGTGGCACCAACGAGATCATGAAGGAAGTCATCTCGCGGTCGCTGTGA
- a CDS encoding YggS family pyridoxal phosphate-dependent enzyme has protein sequence MTDADAVPTTADFARRLAAVRGRIDDAARRVDRDPATVRLLPVSKTVPEAVLERAVAAGCRELGENKVQEAKRKHANMSHLDVDWSVIGHLQTNKAKDVAAFAAEFQALDSLRVAEALDRRLQALGRSLDVYVQVNTSGEESKYGLAPADLPEVLRALPAYSALRVRGLMTLAVFSEDTDRVRRCFRVLRDLRDHALDDDPDLIGDGHLSMGMSGDFEAAVEQGATCVRVGQAIFGARPTPDSYYWPN, from the coding sequence ATGACCGATGCAGACGCCGTGCCCACGACCGCCGACTTCGCCCGTCGCCTCGCCGCCGTCCGCGGCCGTATCGACGACGCCGCGCGCCGCGTCGACCGCGACCCGGCGACGGTGAGGCTGCTCCCGGTGAGCAAGACGGTGCCCGAGGCGGTCCTGGAGCGGGCGGTTGCCGCCGGATGCCGCGAACTCGGCGAGAACAAGGTCCAGGAAGCCAAGCGCAAGCATGCGAACATGTCGCACCTGGACGTCGACTGGTCGGTGATCGGACACCTGCAGACCAATAAGGCCAAGGACGTAGCGGCCTTCGCGGCCGAGTTCCAGGCGCTCGACAGTCTGCGCGTCGCGGAGGCGCTCGACCGCCGACTCCAGGCACTCGGCCGCAGCCTGGACGTGTACGTGCAGGTCAACACGTCTGGTGAGGAGAGCAAGTACGGTCTCGCGCCGGCCGATCTCCCGGAGGTTCTCCGCGCGCTGCCCGCGTACTCGGCGCTGCGTGTTCGTGGCCTGATGACGCTCGCGGTCTTCTCCGAGGACACCGACCGGGTTCGCCGATGCTTCCGTGTGCTGCGGGATCTTCGCGATCACGCCCTCGACGACGATCCGGACCTCATCGGCGACGGGCATCTGTCGATGGGGATGTCCGGCGACTTCGAGGCGGCGGTCGAACAGGGCGCGACATGCGTCAGGGTCGGACAGGCGATCTTCGGCGCCCGTCCGACCCCGGACTCGTATTACTGGCCGAACTGA
- a CDS encoding pyridoxal phosphate-dependent decarboxylase family protein has protein sequence MSSPDDVLAELALLRAADAPTHGGRVLSYVYDSGIAELDRLAGAAAAMVQPVNGLDPTVFGSVAALERDLISFARTAFGDPAAVGSITSGGTESCILAVSAAREHARLAPGQGNVVVPSTAHAAFDKAGRLLGVSVRRVPVDPDTTRADVDAMAAAIDDDTFLLVASAPNYPTGALDPIVALGDLALRRGIAMHVDACLGGFALAWWPSPVDDWDLRVPGVTSLSADFHKYGYAPKGASVLLHTDRDRHRAAYFALTAWPGYPVVNPTLLGSRSVAGTATAWAITRYLGVDGYTALTGDVAAATARLRSLVDRIEGLRVVGEPVGPVFAATADTDVEAPVDPHRWAQEVDRLGYTLQMQPEYTQSDGTVLPASTHLTVTPVTAHVVGDLSLALWDGADNAGGLPPSSPPPPLRDLAAAFASGAVSVDDAVALDSSSTEAVLVEAGLDPHTDPAGASHTLDMGAVIAAIDALPRPVTAKMLVEFLAAYSNP, from the coding sequence GTGTCCTCCCCCGACGACGTCCTCGCCGAACTCGCCCTGTTGCGGGCCGCCGACGCGCCGACTCACGGCGGCCGAGTGCTGTCGTACGTGTACGACAGCGGCATCGCCGAACTGGACCGGCTCGCCGGCGCCGCGGCAGCGATGGTGCAACCGGTCAACGGGCTCGACCCGACTGTGTTCGGTTCGGTCGCCGCACTGGAGCGTGATCTGATCTCGTTCGCGCGCACCGCATTCGGCGATCCCGCCGCGGTCGGTTCGATCACGTCCGGCGGTACCGAGAGTTGCATTCTCGCGGTGTCGGCCGCGCGAGAGCACGCCCGTCTCGCTCCGGGCCAGGGCAACGTCGTCGTCCCGTCGACGGCGCACGCGGCCTTCGACAAGGCGGGCCGGCTCCTCGGGGTGTCGGTCCGCCGCGTCCCGGTGGACCCGGACACCACACGTGCGGACGTCGACGCGATGGCGGCCGCGATCGACGACGACACCTTCCTGCTGGTCGCGTCGGCGCCCAACTACCCCACGGGGGCTCTCGATCCGATCGTCGCGCTCGGCGATCTGGCGCTGCGTCGCGGTATCGCGATGCACGTGGACGCGTGCCTCGGCGGCTTCGCCCTGGCGTGGTGGCCGAGTCCCGTCGACGACTGGGATCTGCGGGTTCCGGGCGTCACGAGTCTGTCCGCGGACTTCCACAAGTACGGGTACGCGCCGAAGGGCGCGTCGGTGCTGCTGCACACCGACCGCGACCGACATCGCGCCGCCTACTTCGCGTTGACCGCCTGGCCCGGGTATCCGGTGGTCAATCCGACGCTGCTCGGCTCCCGATCCGTCGCGGGCACGGCGACGGCGTGGGCCATCACCCGCTACCTCGGCGTCGACGGGTACACCGCGCTCACCGGCGACGTCGCCGCCGCGACCGCGCGCCTGAGGTCCCTCGTCGACCGCATCGAGGGTCTCCGCGTGGTGGGCGAGCCAGTCGGGCCGGTGTTCGCGGCGACCGCCGACACCGACGTCGAGGCACCCGTCGATCCGCACCGGTGGGCACAGGAGGTCGATCGCCTCGGATACACCCTGCAGATGCAACCGGAGTACACGCAATCGGACGGCACCGTGCTGCCCGCGAGCACGCATCTGACCGTCACTCCGGTCACCGCCCACGTCGTCGGCGACCTGTCGCTGGCGTTGTGGGACGGCGCCGACAACGCCGGCGGTCTACCGCCCTCGAGTCCTCCGCCGCCGCTCCGCGACCTCGCCGCGGCCTTCGCGTCCGGAGCGGTGTCGGTCGACGACGCCGTGGCCCTCGACTCGTCGTCGACCGAGGCCGTCCTCGTCGAGGCGGGCCTCGATCCGCACACCGATCCGGCAGGCGCATCGCACACGCTCGACATGGGTGCGGTGATCGCGGCGATCGACGCGCTGCCCCGGCCGGTGACCGCGAAGATGCTGGTGGAGTTCCTCGCGGCATACTCGAATCCATGA
- a CDS encoding MFS transporter — translation MPDTRVPRLPRRVVAGYAAGSVGTGGFGVLPGLVLAYYLTDTLGVAALVASIVVVVPKAVDVIVNPVIGAISDRQARATGTRTRLMWIGAAAIAPTFVLTFAAPTSFGPAAAAVWVLVLFTAGALAYACFQVPYIALPAELTAGYDERTRLISVRIAVLALTILVVGAGAPAIRDAFDDAAVGYLAMAVTAALLIAAGMSVSTSLAATRARPLPTVADPRTHHRDAFTAFRTSTHYRVLLIVYVLQALASAVMLAGAQYLATYVLDDSGALTYLFAALVGPALLVMPVWMRVGTRYGKRAALLAASVLFGLAALGLTGAMVGSGPWIFALVALAGVGYAGMQTFPLAMLPDVIDEVSAARGRDQGGALSGLWTAGETFGLALGPGAYLLVLAATGFVSSTGDETHAQTDVAVAGIAAGFSLLPAVLIAVSILVLLRYERN, via the coding sequence ATGCCCGATACCCGAGTGCCGCGTCTGCCCCGCCGCGTCGTCGCCGGGTATGCGGCGGGCAGCGTCGGCACCGGTGGGTTCGGTGTACTGCCTGGCCTCGTCCTCGCGTACTACCTGACCGACACCCTCGGCGTCGCCGCACTCGTCGCGTCGATCGTCGTGGTGGTCCCCAAGGCCGTCGACGTGATCGTCAATCCGGTGATCGGAGCGATCAGCGACCGGCAGGCGCGGGCGACGGGCACCCGCACTCGGCTGATGTGGATCGGTGCGGCGGCGATCGCCCCGACATTCGTGTTGACGTTCGCCGCCCCGACCTCGTTCGGTCCGGCGGCCGCGGCGGTCTGGGTGCTGGTGCTGTTCACCGCGGGCGCGCTCGCCTACGCCTGCTTCCAGGTGCCGTACATCGCGCTGCCCGCGGAGTTGACCGCCGGCTACGACGAGCGGACCCGGCTGATCTCGGTGCGCATCGCCGTCCTCGCGTTGACGATCCTGGTGGTCGGGGCGGGCGCACCGGCGATCCGCGACGCCTTCGACGACGCCGCGGTCGGGTATCTCGCGATGGCCGTGACCGCCGCACTGCTGATCGCCGCCGGAATGTCGGTGTCCACATCGCTGGCCGCCACGCGTGCCCGGCCGCTGCCGACCGTCGCCGATCCGCGCACCCACCATCGTGACGCGTTCACCGCGTTCCGCACGAGCACTCACTATCGCGTTCTGCTGATCGTGTACGTCCTGCAGGCGTTGGCCAGCGCGGTGATGCTCGCGGGCGCCCAGTATCTGGCGACCTACGTGCTCGACGACTCCGGCGCGCTGACGTATCTCTTCGCCGCGCTCGTGGGGCCGGCCCTGCTGGTGATGCCGGTGTGGATGCGGGTCGGCACCCGGTACGGCAAGCGGGCGGCGCTGCTCGCCGCGTCGGTGCTGTTCGGGCTCGCGGCCCTCGGGCTGACCGGCGCGATGGTCGGTTCCGGACCGTGGATCTTCGCGCTCGTCGCCCTCGCCGGCGTCGGCTACGCGGGTATGCAGACGTTCCCGCTCGCGATGCTGCCGGACGTGATCGACGAGGTCTCCGCCGCGCGCGGCCGCGATCAGGGTGGTGCGCTGTCCGGACTGTGGACCGCCGGTGAGACCTTCGGTCTCGCCCTCGGTCCGGGCGCCTACCTCCTGGTCCTGGCCGCGACCGGGTTCGTCTCGTCGACCGGCGACGAGACGCACGCCCAGACCGACGTCGCCGTGGCCGGGATCGCCGCGGGCTTCTCCCTGCTGCCCGCGGTCCTGATCGCGGTGAGCATCCTCGTGCTGCTCCGCTATGAAAGGAACTGA
- a CDS encoding nuclear transport factor 2 family protein, translating into MLTNDDRIAALEAIEAIKNLKHGYWRACDAKDPEGFAASFVPEGAVIDYGPLGRFDDAAPMVEIFRTVACRRVDGRYRVLDMHHGSHPQIELTSHDAAVGRWSLRFRQVDTVERTETVTVGEYDDEYRFSDGAWRMSVCRFTQRWSITRPLSDDAVIEQGVFVSD; encoded by the coding sequence ATGCTGACCAACGACGATCGGATCGCCGCGCTGGAGGCGATCGAGGCGATCAAGAACCTCAAGCACGGCTACTGGCGGGCGTGCGACGCGAAGGACCCGGAGGGGTTCGCCGCGTCGTTCGTCCCCGAGGGGGCGGTGATCGACTACGGGCCCCTCGGGCGCTTCGACGACGCGGCGCCGATGGTCGAGATCTTCCGCACCGTCGCCTGTCGGCGAGTCGACGGGCGCTACCGGGTGCTGGACATGCACCACGGCTCGCATCCGCAGATCGAACTGACCTCGCACGACGCCGCCGTCGGACGATGGTCGTTGCGCTTTCGGCAGGTCGACACCGTCGAGCGCACCGAAACCGTGACCGTCGGCGAGTACGACGATGAGTACCGCTTCTCCGACGGAGCCTGGCGGATGTCGGTGTGCCGGTTCACCCAACGGTGGTCGATCACCCGGCCGCTGAGCGACGACGCGGTGATCGAGCAGGGCGTTTTCGTGTCCGACTGA
- a CDS encoding glycerol-3-phosphate 1-O-acyltransferase, whose product MNEIVLAEVRTVTEHEIVTDWAARAHPGVAVRKVDEVDIAALDPDTVLIPARVVWLPPARKGERRVALADAIVLSNPRRPPAFRQPAIRRRGPDRVRVVEGVAATVADLGARYGSQQAEGESFSSFVAMAASLSAERAELELVGTRYKVPRLVAEQISSSARFQSAAAALAGDLGRTPASVVREATDKMGTFVATQSRLVQDVFTSTFSGLYERAWSVSVDLDTLGRLRALNKSSSLVFLPSHRSYVDSLILASVLHDHDFPQNLVLGGENLAFWPMGPIARRAGTIFIRRKFGSDPVYKLAMRSYLSFIVEKRFNLEWYIEGGRSRTGKLRPPMLGLLAYVADAVESLDDADVMVVPTSIVYDQLPEIAAMARESAGGAKTPEDLKWLVKYARAQREYRGEARVRFGEPFSLRQALAAAGQGRARLEKVSFKVMDEINAATPISATSLSGFALLGASDRAYTAREIEAILAPLLTYIEKRRLPGPDPSLCRGLGLLTTLRELTEAGVLDTFDGGPEQVWSIAPDNHAVAAYYRNGALHHFVDRSIVELGMLAISDGQVREADGLLAPAQVEALRIRDLLKFEFFFPPKEEFLHRLGQELDLVSDEWRTVEHTQEWVHDTLLASAGMLLARRSLQTFFDAQLVVATHLVDAGGRDVEKDAALADCLGLGRQLAMQGRVQKDSVSRELYDAAYRLAENKGAVNEDADSETVVAERHAWLDDVVEMRARLSRLAAIEAEQVAGHQENSR is encoded by the coding sequence GTGAACGAGATCGTTCTGGCCGAGGTCCGGACCGTTACCGAACACGAGATCGTGACCGACTGGGCGGCCCGCGCGCACCCGGGCGTCGCGGTCCGAAAGGTCGACGAGGTCGACATCGCTGCTCTCGATCCGGACACGGTGCTGATCCCCGCCCGCGTGGTGTGGTTGCCGCCCGCCCGCAAGGGCGAACGACGAGTGGCGCTCGCGGACGCGATCGTCCTGTCGAATCCGCGTCGCCCGCCGGCGTTCCGACAGCCCGCGATCCGCAGGCGGGGACCCGATCGGGTACGGGTCGTCGAGGGCGTCGCCGCGACGGTAGCCGACCTCGGCGCCCGCTACGGATCGCAGCAGGCCGAAGGCGAGTCGTTCTCGTCGTTCGTCGCCATGGCGGCGTCGTTGTCGGCCGAGCGCGCCGAACTCGAACTCGTCGGCACCCGCTACAAGGTGCCGCGTCTGGTGGCCGAGCAGATCAGTTCGTCGGCCCGTTTCCAGTCGGCGGCCGCCGCGCTCGCCGGGGACCTCGGCAGGACTCCGGCCTCGGTGGTCCGCGAGGCGACCGACAAGATGGGCACCTTCGTCGCGACGCAGAGCCGCCTGGTCCAGGACGTGTTCACCTCGACGTTCAGCGGTCTCTACGAGCGTGCGTGGTCGGTGTCGGTCGACCTGGACACGCTCGGTCGGCTGCGCGCGCTGAACAAGTCGAGCTCGCTGGTTTTCCTGCCGTCGCACCGCTCGTACGTCGACTCGCTGATCCTGGCGAGCGTGCTGCACGACCACGACTTTCCGCAGAACCTCGTCCTGGGCGGAGAGAACCTGGCCTTCTGGCCGATGGGGCCGATCGCCCGCCGCGCGGGCACCATCTTCATCCGCCGCAAGTTCGGCTCCGACCCCGTCTACAAGCTGGCGATGCGCTCGTACCTCTCGTTCATCGTCGAGAAGCGTTTCAACCTGGAGTGGTACATCGAGGGCGGACGTAGTCGCACCGGCAAGCTGCGGCCGCCGATGCTCGGACTCCTGGCCTATGTCGCCGACGCCGTCGAATCGCTCGACGACGCCGACGTCATGGTGGTGCCCACATCGATCGTCTACGACCAACTGCCCGAGATCGCGGCGATGGCCCGCGAGTCGGCGGGTGGCGCCAAGACTCCCGAAGATCTGAAATGGCTGGTCAAGTACGCACGAGCACAGCGCGAGTACCGCGGTGAGGCACGGGTGCGCTTCGGCGAGCCGTTCTCCCTGCGGCAGGCGCTCGCCGCGGCGGGCCAGGGCAGGGCGCGACTGGAGAAGGTCTCGTTCAAGGTGATGGACGAGATCAACGCGGCCACTCCGATCTCGGCGACGTCGCTGTCGGGGTTCGCGCTGCTCGGCGCCTCCGACCGCGCCTACACCGCGCGAGAGATCGAGGCGATCCTCGCACCGCTGCTGACCTACATCGAGAAGCGTCGGCTCCCGGGGCCCGATCCGTCGCTGTGCCGCGGACTCGGTCTGCTGACCACGCTCCGCGAGCTGACCGAGGCCGGGGTCCTCGACACCTTCGACGGCGGCCCCGAACAGGTGTGGTCCATCGCGCCCGACAATCACGCGGTGGCCGCGTACTACCGCAACGGTGCACTGCACCATTTCGTCGATCGGTCGATCGTGGAACTGGGCATGCTGGCCATCTCCGACGGACAGGTCCGCGAGGCCGACGGTCTGCTCGCACCGGCCCAAGTGGAGGCGCTGCGCATCCGCGACCTGCTCAAATTCGAGTTCTTCTTCCCGCCCAAAGAGGAGTTCCTCCATCGGCTGGGACAGGAGCTCGACCTCGTCTCCGATGAGTGGCGCACCGTCGAGCACACCCAGGAGTGGGTGCACGACACGCTGCTCGCGAGCGCGGGCATGCTGTTGGCGCGTCGATCGCTGCAGACGTTCTTCGACGCGCAGCTCGTCGTCGCGACGCATCTCGTCGACGCCGGAGGACGCGACGTCGAGAAGGACGCCGCGCTCGCCGACTGCCTCGGACTCGGGCGCCAGCTCGCCATGCAGGGGCGGGTGCAGAAGGATTCGGTCTCTCGGGAGCTGTACGACGCCGCGTACCGGTTGGCCGAGAACAAGGGCGCGGTGAACGAGGACGCGGACTCCGAGACCGTCGTGGCGGAGCGTCACGCCTGGCTCGACGACGTCGTCGAGATGCGCGCCCGACTGTCCCGACTCGCCGCGATCGAAGCCGAACAGGTCGCCGGACACCAGGAGAACTCACGATGA